A portion of the Rubripirellula tenax genome contains these proteins:
- a CDS encoding sulfatase — protein MNKIYFALLLIVFSVGVARADTAYEQMNVLFLVADDLNSWMLEDADRYAGKVIAPNLRKLAGSGVNFTRAYTAAPVCSPSRTAFFSGVAPWKSGIYNNAQIINESEALNQDAVLSLAGLFKKNGYDTFGYGKITHGWDQKEHWDEHVGHKRDPAPPGAPLAKLSGGEQDWGPIHLTEEQMNDTGGANKAIAVLEKQHDKPFFLAYGSFNPHMPWYVPQTYFEMYPLDQIVLPELKENDLDDLPPLAKAVSDGLGSFADKVIKSGKHKEAVQAYLATTTYVDTQFGRVLDALEKSPYKNNTMVVFLTDHGFHLGEKHHWQKTTLWEEGTHTLLMFRAPGVTKAGGVSQRFVSLMDIYPTLAELCGLTPPTTIDGRSLVPLLKAPNAPWESTAITGLCDKTKTDFAYISIRHELGRYTRYGAEEEEFYDTTKDPHEWTNQIDNPKYATSVKKLRGLIPGFEDAAQPLPSALTKERRETQKEKKKK, from the coding sequence ATGAACAAGATTTACTTCGCACTCCTGCTAATTGTCTTCTCGGTTGGTGTTGCAAGGGCCGATACGGCCTACGAGCAGATGAACGTGCTCTTCCTGGTTGCTGACGATTTGAATAGTTGGATGCTGGAAGATGCGGATCGCTATGCGGGTAAGGTGATCGCACCGAATCTTCGGAAGCTGGCCGGCAGTGGAGTGAACTTCACGCGTGCCTACACCGCCGCGCCGGTTTGTTCGCCTTCTCGCACTGCGTTCTTTTCAGGTGTGGCACCCTGGAAGTCAGGTATCTACAACAACGCGCAGATCATCAACGAGAGCGAGGCACTGAATCAGGATGCGGTGCTATCACTGGCCGGGTTGTTCAAGAAGAACGGCTATGACACTTTCGGTTACGGCAAAATCACCCACGGCTGGGACCAGAAAGAGCACTGGGATGAACATGTTGGTCACAAAAGAGATCCGGCTCCTCCCGGAGCCCCCTTGGCCAAACTCAGTGGGGGAGAGCAGGACTGGGGGCCTATTCACCTCACCGAGGAACAAATGAATGACACCGGCGGGGCCAATAAGGCAATCGCGGTCCTAGAAAAACAACACGACAAACCATTCTTCCTGGCCTACGGTTCCTTCAATCCTCACATGCCCTGGTACGTCCCGCAAACGTATTTTGAAATGTACCCCCTGGACCAGATCGTCCTTCCCGAGCTGAAGGAGAATGATTTGGATGACCTTCCTCCGCTGGCCAAAGCGGTGAGTGACGGGCTCGGGAGCTTCGCCGACAAAGTCATCAAGTCTGGCAAACATAAAGAGGCGGTGCAGGCCTATCTAGCCACGACCACTTATGTCGACACTCAATTCGGGCGCGTCCTCGATGCCCTCGAAAAAAGCCCCTACAAGAACAACACCATGGTTGTGTTTCTCACCGATCACGGCTTTCACCTGGGCGAAAAACACCATTGGCAAAAAACCACGCTCTGGGAAGAGGGGACACACACGTTGTTGATGTTTCGCGCGCCCGGAGTCACCAAAGCCGGGGGCGTGTCGCAGCGGTTCGTTTCCCTGATGGATATCTACCCTACGCTGGCCGAACTCTGCGGACTCACGCCACCCACGACCATCGATGGACGCTCGCTGGTCCCACTGCTCAAAGCCCCGAACGCTCCATGGGAAAGCACCGCCATCACCGGATTGTGCGATAAAACCAAGACGGACTTCGCTTACATCAGCATCCGGCATGAACTCGGACGCTACACCCGCTACGGGGCCGAAGAAGAGGAATTCTACGACACGACCAAGGATCCTCACGAATGGACCAACCAGATCGACAACCCGAAATACGCCACGAGCGTCAAAAAACTCCGCGGCCTAATCCCCGGTTTCGAGGATGCCGCTCAACCCCTTCCTTCGGCGCTGACCAAGGAGCGTAGGGAAACTCAAAAAGAGAAAAAGAAGAAATAG
- a CDS encoding LamG-like jellyroll fold domain-containing protein gives MPVDDGLMDRFLDGDVSDDEKARVVEWLELPANLQCFAKRAELHSDLRCSLRRRSIQERAIETCTGETASAIGSRFTKVGVIALATAASLFFAFMLWPDDAQPDASTGQLATVVSRIDALLTNGEANWDATELVAGEYQLRRGLVHLQFDGGVMVYVEAPAQFSVISGKRLVLQHGRLSANVPPEGIGFTVDTPEAEVVDFGTEFSVDVEGGASEIHVFDGLVRVNPGASNQRDASRSVDLQASQAVRITDGAAELEDISIATARFIRNFDEPRLNYVRAVKRLSPLAHYRMPIRDRGLVSEPPKYSGVLLTGEGKRPPHAQGVFVGGSLRVGVDSTGRGGRVDLPPALSTGQFSLTVFVYLETPAHGAIVATNLDGERGNFGLSLNENGMLQASVRRRNDDVLSVSGGSVLPLKTWRHVVVTADGENLQLYEDGKLVASKPCKALATTDAETVWFGTDARANRVWGGRIDEVALFDRALTEEEVAALYRTAQEEIARSQ, from the coding sequence ATGCCAGTTGATGACGGTTTGATGGATCGTTTCTTGGATGGAGATGTTTCAGATGACGAAAAGGCTCGCGTAGTCGAGTGGTTGGAATTGCCGGCTAATCTTCAGTGTTTCGCCAAGCGAGCTGAATTGCACTCGGATTTGAGGTGTTCGCTACGTCGTCGGAGTATCCAAGAGCGTGCAATTGAAACTTGCACCGGCGAAACCGCTAGCGCGATCGGATCACGTTTTACGAAGGTCGGGGTGATCGCGTTGGCAACAGCGGCCAGTCTGTTCTTCGCTTTCATGCTGTGGCCAGATGATGCTCAGCCCGACGCTTCGACCGGGCAACTGGCAACCGTCGTCAGCCGAATTGATGCATTGCTCACTAATGGAGAGGCGAATTGGGACGCCACCGAACTGGTCGCCGGGGAATATCAACTCAGGCGTGGCTTAGTGCATCTGCAATTCGACGGCGGCGTGATGGTCTATGTGGAGGCACCCGCTCAATTCAGTGTTATCAGCGGCAAGCGTCTAGTGCTACAACACGGGCGACTTTCCGCAAACGTTCCTCCCGAGGGCATCGGATTTACCGTTGATACACCCGAAGCGGAGGTCGTTGACTTTGGAACCGAGTTCTCCGTTGATGTGGAAGGCGGAGCGAGTGAGATACATGTGTTTGATGGGCTCGTACGAGTCAATCCTGGGGCATCGAATCAACGTGATGCCTCAAGATCCGTTGATCTTCAGGCGTCGCAGGCTGTCCGGATAACCGACGGAGCGGCTGAGCTCGAAGACATCTCCATCGCGACCGCAAGGTTCATTCGCAACTTTGACGAACCGAGGCTGAACTACGTTCGCGCGGTCAAGCGGTTATCGCCTCTGGCCCACTATCGAATGCCTATTCGCGACCGCGGGCTGGTTTCCGAACCGCCCAAGTATTCAGGCGTCCTCTTAACTGGAGAAGGAAAACGTCCGCCGCATGCTCAGGGGGTGTTCGTCGGCGGTTCTCTGCGAGTCGGAGTCGATTCCACGGGCCGTGGAGGACGCGTCGATTTGCCACCTGCATTGAGTACAGGGCAATTCTCGCTGACCGTGTTCGTGTATCTCGAAACACCCGCGCACGGTGCAATCGTTGCCACGAATTTGGATGGTGAGCGTGGCAACTTTGGCTTGTCTCTCAACGAGAACGGAATGCTTCAGGCCAGCGTCAGGCGTCGTAATGACGATGTATTATCCGTCTCAGGAGGCTCGGTCCTGCCGCTGAAGACTTGGAGGCACGTCGTCGTCACAGCTGATGGTGAGAACCTGCAGCTTTACGAAGACGGAAAGCTTGTTGCGTCCAAACCCTGTAAAGCCTTGGCAACCACCGACGCCGAGACGGTCTGGTTTGGAACGGATGCCCGTGCCAATCGTGTGTGGGGCGGCCGGATCGATGAGGTGGCGTTGTTTGACAGAGCACTCACCGAAGAAGAAGTCGCCGCGCTTTATCGCACCGCCCAAGAGGAGATTGCCAGATCACAATGA
- a CDS encoding sulfatase, protein MLNRKLCLVVIAALAFSPGKLLAEDKPNIVMLFIDDWAWNGSPVPMDDDMQNSHMPVLQMPNVERLAREGMKFRNAYASPQCSPSRVCLQTGQSSPRSGFTVFMNDGRQEYYDQKGYPNFPVIPCVSDMNIDEDAVTIPEALKPLGYVSAHIGKWHMRGDPGDEGYVLHDGDTDNKPGNTLPPGPQQLPNDLTDPKLMFSVTKKAIGFMEEQVRAKQPFYLQISHYAMHEGRECLPATREKYVAHPAVQAYYEKIGKTAQTVKRKDDPAIWFGMGEDLDGRIGAVLDRIKELGIEDNTYVIMVSDNGYRHSFLPGLTQPHHAHKWWVWQGGIRVPMIVKGPGIEAGTSFEGNVVNYDFLPTFVDWAGGNANELKNIDGVSLAGYMAGKTPDDEFLNRNIFFHYPHYRETMPHSAVVSGNRKLLHFYERPDVPMLFDLSKDMGEANNIAAQQPAEHKKLHDEMMAYFKEVGARIPKPNPDCDPAVYKDDKGFAKRLLWGPFEGKRPLEEDEK, encoded by the coding sequence ATGTTGAACCGCAAACTCTGTCTAGTCGTGATTGCGGCTCTCGCGTTCTCTCCTGGCAAGCTCCTCGCTGAAGACAAACCCAACATCGTCATGTTGTTCATCGACGATTGGGCGTGGAACGGGTCTCCGGTTCCCATGGATGACGACATGCAGAACTCTCACATGCCGGTGCTGCAAATGCCGAACGTTGAGCGCCTGGCTCGCGAAGGCATGAAATTCCGAAACGCCTACGCATCGCCGCAGTGTTCGCCGTCTCGAGTCTGTTTGCAGACCGGGCAGTCGTCGCCGCGGAGCGGATTCACGGTGTTTATGAACGACGGAAGACAAGAGTACTACGACCAAAAGGGATATCCGAACTTCCCGGTGATCCCGTGTGTCTCGGACATGAATATTGACGAAGACGCGGTCACCATTCCTGAAGCGTTAAAGCCACTTGGCTACGTGAGTGCTCATATCGGCAAGTGGCACATGCGTGGTGATCCCGGGGATGAAGGCTATGTGCTGCACGATGGTGATACGGATAACAAACCGGGAAACACCTTGCCTCCAGGGCCGCAACAACTTCCCAACGATTTGACCGATCCAAAGCTGATGTTCAGCGTGACGAAGAAGGCAATCGGTTTCATGGAGGAACAGGTGCGAGCAAAGCAGCCGTTCTATCTGCAGATTTCACATTACGCCATGCACGAGGGCCGTGAGTGTTTGCCAGCGACACGTGAGAAGTACGTCGCACATCCTGCAGTGCAGGCATACTACGAAAAGATCGGTAAGACCGCGCAAACTGTTAAACGCAAAGACGATCCTGCTATCTGGTTCGGCATGGGAGAAGACCTGGACGGACGCATCGGCGCAGTGCTTGATCGCATCAAGGAACTCGGGATCGAAGACAACACGTACGTCATCATGGTGTCCGACAACGGATATCGACACAGCTTTCTTCCGGGGCTGACGCAACCGCACCATGCTCACAAGTGGTGGGTTTGGCAGGGCGGCATTCGCGTACCCATGATCGTGAAAGGTCCCGGCATCGAAGCGGGCACCAGCTTCGAGGGCAACGTCGTCAACTACGACTTTCTGCCAACCTTTGTTGATTGGGCGGGCGGCAACGCGAACGAACTCAAGAACATCGACGGCGTCAGTCTTGCCGGCTACATGGCAGGCAAAACTCCAGACGACGAATTTCTGAACCGCAACATCTTCTTCCACTATCCGCACTACCGTGAAACGATGCCACACTCAGCAGTCGTCTCGGGCAATCGCAAGCTGCTGCATTTCTACGAGCGTCCAGACGTTCCGATGCTGTTCGACTTGTCGAAAGACATGGGCGAAGCAAACAACATCGCTGCACAGCAACCGGCTGAGCACAAGAAGCTGCACGACGAAATGATGGCGTACTTCAAAGAAGTCGGCGCGAGAATTCCGAAGCCAAATCCCGATTGCGACCCTGCCGTCTACAAAGACGACAAAGGCTTTGCGAAGCGATTGTTGTGGGGACCGTTTGAAGGCAAGCGGCCGTTAGAGGAAGACGAGAAGTAG
- a CDS encoding ThuA domain-containing protein codes for MLAWGAPPNANQQDQKSKTAAASDNETKVYKVDQKIVDACATIAGEIQVQTKPAQPRRVLVYAISHGPHRFCIPTAQAALSVFGEKTGIYSAVVSNDLANFEPDVLKTYDAVCFANTTGEVFMRPLERHLFRELPDAEQKSQRENQQRLVKNLVDYVKNGGGFFGIHAATDSLKTAPLYGEMIGAYFDGHPWGGGNTVTVNLEEPDHLLLNNVVDGPESFSIKDEIYQFKAPYDRSKLRVLLSLDLETSDKPVPSKIKRTDGDFPVAWVKSYGKGRVFYCSLGHNTSAFANPTVLKLWANGFQYAVGDLKVDDTP; via the coding sequence ATGTTGGCATGGGGCGCGCCGCCAAATGCGAACCAACAAGATCAGAAGTCAAAGACCGCGGCGGCGAGCGACAATGAAACCAAGGTGTACAAAGTTGATCAAAAGATCGTCGACGCATGTGCCACCATTGCGGGCGAGATCCAGGTTCAGACGAAACCTGCACAGCCGCGCCGAGTGCTCGTCTATGCAATTAGCCACGGCCCGCACCGCTTCTGCATCCCTACCGCACAGGCCGCACTTAGCGTGTTCGGCGAAAAGACCGGCATCTACTCTGCGGTCGTAAGCAATGACCTAGCCAATTTTGAGCCGGACGTGCTCAAGACGTATGATGCGGTCTGTTTTGCAAATACGACTGGCGAGGTATTTATGCGTCCGCTCGAGCGACATCTCTTTCGTGAGCTTCCGGATGCCGAGCAGAAATCGCAACGGGAAAACCAGCAGAGGTTGGTCAAGAACCTGGTCGACTATGTGAAAAACGGAGGTGGATTTTTCGGCATCCATGCCGCGACCGATTCGCTCAAGACAGCACCGCTCTACGGCGAGATGATCGGAGCCTATTTCGACGGTCATCCGTGGGGCGGAGGAAACACGGTCACCGTCAATCTCGAAGAACCGGACCATTTGCTATTGAACAATGTCGTTGATGGGCCGGAATCGTTTTCGATCAAAGACGAGATTTACCAGTTCAAGGCTCCCTACGACCGCAGTAAGCTGCGCGTCTTGCTGTCGCTGGATCTGGAGACATCCGACAAACCGGTCCCGAGCAAGATCAAACGCACCGACGGCGACTTTCCTGTTGCGTGGGTCAAGTCTTATGGCAAGGGGCGTGTCTTCTACTGCTCGCTCGGCCATAACACTTCCGCGTTTGCCAATCCGACGGTTCTGAAACTATGGGCGAACGGATTCCAATATGCCGTGGGTGACCTGAAGGTGGACGATACGCCATGA
- a CDS encoding alpha/beta hydrolase, which translates to MRRRYDLTHPKLPRTINWPRKLAPWRDDTHVYLSTQVETIKESEPTKHKTTLPKPPESNGATPFIDPIFTYQKLENITYGTAKSGDTTMPLLLDVYRPVTTTQLPKKLPAMIFAFGGGWRKGSKDVKYIRDLCGYYAERGYVAVSIQYRIEKDDPPVLPGPASNPEGNEQFRLINAAFQDTCDAVRWVRSNASNYDIDPNRIGIGGVSAGAFNALHTAFCDEELTGPDAEVAAVISFMGAIVANHIDETDPPVFIAHGTSDNVAPYAMVKSMVQQLEKVNAEYSFFPVEGVAHRLQTILETEYDGKTVSEHSLGFCFEAMELGELIKESR; encoded by the coding sequence ATGAGGCGTCGATACGACCTTACGCACCCAAAGCTACCACGAACCATCAATTGGCCGCGTAAACTCGCGCCCTGGCGAGACGACACCCATGTATACCTGAGCACACAAGTTGAAACGATCAAGGAATCAGAACCAACGAAGCACAAAACGACACTGCCGAAGCCACCCGAGAGCAACGGTGCCACACCATTTATTGACCCGATCTTTACGTATCAAAAACTTGAAAACATCACCTATGGCACGGCGAAAAGTGGCGACACCACCATGCCGTTGTTGCTTGATGTCTATCGTCCAGTGACTACGACCCAGTTGCCTAAGAAACTGCCGGCCATGATCTTCGCTTTTGGGGGAGGCTGGCGCAAAGGATCGAAAGACGTCAAGTACATCAGGGATCTCTGCGGATACTATGCCGAGCGCGGCTACGTAGCCGTATCGATTCAATATCGCATTGAGAAGGATGATCCACCAGTTCTGCCCGGGCCAGCATCGAACCCTGAGGGAAATGAGCAATTCCGGCTGATCAATGCCGCCTTTCAGGACACCTGCGACGCTGTCCGATGGGTCCGGTCGAATGCAAGTAACTACGACATCGATCCGAATCGCATCGGTATTGGCGGAGTATCCGCAGGGGCATTCAATGCACTGCACACCGCATTCTGCGATGAAGAACTTACCGGACCTGACGCTGAAGTGGCTGCAGTGATTTCCTTCATGGGGGCCATTGTTGCCAACCATATTGATGAAACCGATCCGCCTGTTTTCATTGCCCATGGCACCAGTGACAACGTCGCCCCCTACGCAATGGTCAAGAGCATGGTGCAGCAGTTGGAAAAGGTGAACGCAGAGTACAGCTTCTTTCCTGTCGAGGGTGTGGCGCACCGGCTTCAGACCATTCTCGAAACGGAATACGACGGCAAGACGGTATCAGAGCACAGTCTTGGTTTCTGTTTCGAGGCCATGGAACTCGGCGAGCTGATCAAGGAATCACGTTAG
- a CDS encoding Gfo/Idh/MocA family protein — protein sequence MNPSPQNNPSRRTVLKTISATTTLAASGLLPSLIYAAPSASANDKLRVGLIGAGNRAKWLTRALSRESHRATLIAVCDCYLPQIDVLAADNKSDPKAGDSWKRYQDYEQMFDQEELDAVIIATPDHVRVRAAIIACAKGLDVYAEKPLSFSIPEGRALIKAVRKHNRILQVGTQQRSTANNQYSCEFVRSGGLGKVHTILVKNYSGSRPATGLEKQAIPEGMDWDRFCDQAQLLDYHTQLHRSWRNFDAFTGGPICDRGAHALDMVHLAMGWDNVAPTRIEPTTDAKDARQRGVRLHYPDGTVVRLESDNGPAFGGIFLGEKGKLEINRGRFACNPTTLLAPFEGEESENHVGNWLDCIESREEPNAPVEVGHLITSVAHLINICRITNRTIHWDATQEQITNDKQANDLLVKACRPEFSLPEV from the coding sequence ATGAACCCTTCCCCTCAAAACAATCCTTCACGTCGAACCGTGTTGAAAACCATCAGCGCGACCACCACGCTGGCTGCGTCCGGCCTGTTGCCATCACTGATCTACGCTGCACCGTCAGCATCTGCGAACGACAAGTTGCGAGTCGGATTGATCGGTGCGGGGAATCGAGCCAAATGGCTGACGCGTGCGCTGTCGCGCGAATCCCATCGCGCCACATTGATCGCGGTGTGTGATTGCTACCTACCACAGATTGATGTCTTGGCGGCTGACAACAAAAGCGATCCGAAGGCCGGCGATTCCTGGAAACGTTATCAGGACTACGAGCAGATGTTCGATCAGGAGGAACTCGACGCCGTCATCATCGCAACGCCGGATCATGTGCGTGTGCGTGCGGCAATCATCGCCTGTGCCAAGGGCCTGGACGTTTACGCGGAAAAGCCGCTCAGCTTCAGCATCCCCGAAGGCCGCGCATTGATCAAAGCGGTGCGAAAACACAATCGCATTTTGCAGGTCGGCACGCAACAACGCAGCACGGCCAACAACCAGTACTCATGCGAATTTGTTCGCAGTGGCGGTCTCGGCAAAGTGCACACGATTCTCGTCAAGAACTATTCCGGCTCGCGTCCTGCAACCGGTCTCGAAAAGCAAGCCATTCCCGAAGGCATGGATTGGGATCGATTCTGTGACCAGGCGCAGTTGCTGGACTACCACACCCAACTTCACCGCAGTTGGCGAAATTTTGATGCCTTTACGGGAGGTCCCATTTGCGATCGCGGTGCGCACGCTCTGGACATGGTTCATTTGGCGATGGGCTGGGATAATGTCGCGCCAACGCGAATCGAGCCGACCACGGATGCAAAAGACGCTCGCCAGCGCGGAGTCCGTCTTCATTACCCGGACGGCACGGTTGTTCGACTGGAAAGCGACAATGGACCAGCTTTTGGAGGCATCTTTCTCGGCGAGAAGGGTAAGTTGGAAATCAATCGAGGACGCTTCGCCTGCAATCCAACGACACTGCTTGCACCTTTTGAAGGCGAAGAGTCCGAAAATCATGTCGGCAACTGGCTCGACTGCATCGAATCACGCGAGGAACCCAATGCTCCCGTTGAAGTCGGACATCTGATTACCAGCGTCGCGCACCTGATCAACATTTGTCGCATTACCAACCGCACGATCCACTGGGACGCCACTCAAGAACAAATTACTAACGACAAGCAGGCGAACGATTTGTTGGTCAAAGCGTGTCGCCCAGAGTTTTCTTTGCCGGAAGTCTAG
- a CDS encoding sulfatase-like hydrolase/transferase: MSNELNNGLFSLLVRSWLSVLATLPIFGGSIAAAADRPNIVIILADDLGYGSLNSYGADVSHIHTPNIDRLAEQGRRFTDANTPSSVCSPTRYGLLTGRYDWRTNQKHGVINTTDPLHIDTSRSTIASLLKSAGYRTAAIGKWHLGYGTGKADFTKPLTPGPLDIGFDYHFAVPQNHGDASGVYVRNRQVVGLRSGGNVSAGKSPYGREYMGIDAPQRVDENVMDELTTDAIRWLEEPKRDEPFFLYFAPVAIHFPYTPSEETNGTSGTGLYGDWIHELDMSVGRILDTLDRMKAADDTLVIFTSDNGGVLMTEGQRPEAEAFRMGLRPNGHWRGRKHSIYEGGFRVPLLVRWPGHVEPGAVCDETINLVDIYATIATLIDQPVSPNEDVAEDSFNVLPALLGLPHEEPLRPSMIVHSPNGNYAMRSGPWKYVEGQASPTLKRPSQRDELHAQLYNLKDDPGEQNNVSNEHPEIVKRLAGLLEEQRKGGRSSTSVLHRENSP; encoded by the coding sequence ATGAGTAACGAATTGAATAATGGCTTGTTCAGTCTTCTGGTACGAAGTTGGTTGAGTGTGCTCGCCACTTTGCCGATCTTCGGCGGATCGATCGCAGCGGCTGCCGACCGGCCTAACATCGTGATCATTCTTGCGGATGACCTTGGGTACGGAAGCCTCAACAGTTACGGCGCGGACGTGTCGCACATACACACGCCGAATATCGATCGGCTGGCTGAGCAGGGGCGACGTTTCACGGATGCCAACACCCCGTCCTCGGTGTGCTCGCCAACTCGCTACGGATTGCTGACCGGTCGCTACGATTGGAGGACGAACCAGAAGCACGGAGTGATTAACACGACCGACCCGTTGCACATCGACACGTCACGCTCCACCATCGCATCACTGCTGAAGTCGGCGGGTTATCGCACGGCCGCCATCGGGAAGTGGCACCTCGGGTACGGCACAGGGAAAGCGGACTTCACGAAACCACTTACACCGGGGCCGCTCGATATCGGCTTCGACTATCACTTTGCCGTGCCGCAGAATCATGGAGACGCTTCGGGGGTTTATGTTCGCAATCGGCAAGTCGTCGGCTTGCGCAGCGGCGGAAATGTTTCGGCAGGAAAATCTCCCTACGGTCGAGAGTACATGGGGATCGATGCTCCTCAGCGCGTCGATGAAAACGTGATGGATGAATTAACAACGGACGCGATTCGTTGGCTTGAGGAGCCAAAACGTGACGAGCCTTTTTTTCTTTATTTTGCGCCCGTCGCGATCCACTTTCCGTACACGCCGTCAGAAGAAACCAACGGTACAAGCGGGACTGGACTGTATGGAGATTGGATACACGAACTTGACATGTCCGTCGGTCGAATTCTGGACACGCTTGATCGGATGAAAGCGGCTGATGATACGCTTGTCATTTTCACCAGCGACAACGGTGGCGTGCTGATGACCGAGGGGCAACGCCCTGAGGCGGAAGCGTTTCGCATGGGGCTTCGTCCGAATGGCCACTGGCGCGGTCGCAAGCACAGCATCTACGAGGGTGGTTTTCGAGTTCCGTTGCTTGTTCGCTGGCCCGGACATGTTGAACCAGGAGCCGTGTGCGACGAAACAATTAACCTCGTTGATATCTATGCGACGATTGCCACGTTGATTGATCAGCCCGTATCGCCGAACGAAGACGTCGCTGAGGACAGCTTCAATGTGCTGCCGGCATTGCTTGGATTGCCGCATGAAGAACCGCTTCGGCCATCGATGATTGTGCACAGTCCCAATGGTAACTACGCCATGCGAAGTGGCCCATGGAAGTATGTCGAAGGGCAAGCAAGCCCGACATTAAAGCGGCCTTCGCAGCGCGACGAACTTCACGCTCAACTTTACAACCTGAAGGATGATCCTGGAGAGCAAAACAACGTCTCCAACGAACATCCCGAAATTGTGAAGCGACTGGCGGGGCTGCTTGAAGAACAGCGTAAGGGCGGACGGTCATCGACGAGCGTTCTACATCGGGAGAATTCCCCATGA
- a CDS encoding sulfatase family protein: MNNHAASVNSGTVYACLLIVCSCLLVIIAISDANAAAPTERKPNAIVILADDLGYGDLSCYGADDIATPSIDRMASEGMKFNSFYVSPVCSPTRAALMTGSHSTRVGIGGVLFPRNSHGLNPDEITLPELLRGQGYATAIIGKWHLGNQDMFQPLNHGFDYWYGTPSSNSQGFYPTLKRYAADCIFREGYTRESILELNEAKCPLVLNNIVVEVPADQTQFTQRYTAEAIRFITENKDQPFFVYLAHNMPHIPLHASEKFVGSSKRGIYGDTIQELDWSTGEILRSLKELGLDKNTLVIFTSDNGPNTSTGGSAGPLKGGKGSTLEGGVRVPFIARWPGNIPADTESDEAITCMDLLPTLAKLAGGKIPSDRVIDGKDIWPLLAGKPDAKSPHEAIFYLRGRGVQAIRVGDWKYLVEDSFDKEDTEDEVELTAEELKLPRKERNAIIKERRKGTSPKQESSAALYNLKDDLGEQNNLISKHPEIVVRLQKQIENFHKELRKNTRPAGVANQL, encoded by the coding sequence ATGAATAACCATGCTGCTTCAGTAAACTCAGGAACGGTCTACGCTTGCCTGTTGATCGTCTGCTCGTGTCTCCTTGTAATCATCGCGATCAGCGACGCCAACGCGGCAGCACCGACCGAGCGGAAACCAAATGCCATCGTCATCTTGGCCGATGACTTGGGCTATGGCGATCTGTCGTGCTATGGAGCCGACGATATTGCTACGCCAAGCATCGACCGCATGGCGTCCGAGGGAATGAAGTTCAACAGCTTCTATGTTTCTCCCGTCTGTTCGCCGACACGCGCGGCGCTAATGACCGGAAGCCATTCGACGCGTGTCGGCATCGGCGGTGTGCTATTTCCTCGGAACAGCCATGGGCTGAATCCTGACGAGATCACGTTGCCGGAGCTACTGAGAGGTCAGGGTTATGCGACGGCTATCATTGGTAAATGGCATCTCGGCAATCAAGACATGTTCCAACCGTTGAACCATGGGTTTGACTATTGGTACGGAACGCCATCGTCCAACAGTCAGGGCTTCTATCCCACACTCAAGCGATACGCTGCTGATTGCATCTTTCGCGAAGGCTATACCCGCGAGAGCATTCTCGAATTGAACGAAGCGAAATGTCCACTGGTGTTGAACAATATCGTCGTCGAAGTGCCCGCCGACCAGACGCAGTTCACTCAGCGGTACACGGCTGAGGCCATCCGCTTCATCACCGAAAACAAGGACCAGCCGTTCTTCGTGTACCTGGCGCACAACATGCCGCACATCCCGCTGCATGCTTCCGAGAAGTTTGTGGGCAGCAGCAAGCGAGGCATCTACGGCGACACGATTCAGGAACTCGACTGGAGCACCGGCGAGATTCTGCGGTCTCTGAAAGAACTGGGACTCGACAAGAACACGCTGGTCATTTTCACGTCCGACAATGGACCCAACACCAGCACAGGCGGCAGCGCCGGCCCGTTGAAAGGTGGCAAAGGCTCGACTCTCGAAGGCGGCGTCCGAGTCCCGTTCATTGCTCGCTGGCCAGGTAACATTCCCGCAGACACTGAATCTGACGAAGCCATCACTTGCATGGATTTGCTGCCGACGCTGGCCAAACTGGCGGGCGGCAAGATTCCCAGCGACCGCGTGATTGATGGCAAAGACATCTGGCCGCTGCTCGCTGGAAAGCCGGATGCCAAGTCACCTCACGAAGCAATCTTCTACCTGCGAGGCCGAGGTGTTCAGGCAATCCGCGTCGGTGACTGGAAGTACCTCGTCGAGGACAGTTTCGATAAGGAAGACACGGAAGATGAGGTTGAGTTGACTGCGGAGGAGCTGAAACTTCCGCGCAAAGAGCGGAACGCGATCATCAAGGAGCGGAGGAAGGGCACGAGTCCAAAACAGGAATCATCTGCGGCACTCTACAACCTTAAAGATGACCTCGGCGAACAAAACAACCTGATTTCCAAACACCCAGAAATCGTCGTGAGGCTGCAAAAGCAGATAGAAAATTTCCACAAAGAGCTTCGCAAGAACACACGCCCCGCTGGCGTTGCGAACCAACTATGA